One region of Bombus affinis isolate iyBomAffi1 chromosome 3, iyBomAffi1.2, whole genome shotgun sequence genomic DNA includes:
- the LOC126914771 gene encoding uncharacterized protein LOC126914771: protein MYPVTYFLIVASISMVVSINGQLLTTEHRTHAASERANDLWCHQCDTMEDGERCANLTGNFTTFGHKCTGDKRTCMVKRFSYTTSTEDSTSSPQTWSVERKCTNKCDSGCIVVGERTKLSACTTCCEKSFCNIGTGAANDLTIRGIDLFLALVLQITLTIIMYPS, encoded by the exons atgtaccctgtcacgtacttcctgatcgtcgcgtctatctccatggtcgtaagcatcaatg gccaactgttaactacggaacatcgaactcacgcagcgtcggaacgagcaaacgatttatggtgtcatcagtgtgatacaatggaagatggagagagatgcgccaatctgaccggaaacttcaccactttcgggcacaagtgcactggtgataaaaggacctgtatg gtaaagcgattttcttacactaccagcaccgaagattcaacgtctagtccacaaacttggtcggtggagagaaagtgtactaacaaatgcgactccggatgtatagtggtcggtgaacgaacaaaactctccgcttgcaccacttgctgcgagaaatcgttttgcaatatcggtaccggtgctgcgaacgatctgacgataagagggatcgatctgtttctagctttagtattacaaattacattaacaattatcatgtatccgtcctga